The Ananas comosus cultivar F153 linkage group 2, ASM154086v1, whole genome shotgun sequence genome contains a region encoding:
- the LOC109706503 gene encoding uncharacterized protein LOC109706503: MGDEGAASSSAASRKRGRDGELKRVAEVVMVLSAMAEMRGGRDPTAAETAMMAEARERLARVCEGVRPKDLFSREAVRVLAEDLGLSRSKDPVMGFRPPKMTIAEKVSLTKRKMEEAKEVAMNSSVYSSQGTMLHGASRFSLDKTSPLALSAGGFQSPTVAYSPALASASASLKQPQINEIHQAVTPEKAVLGPSLASPHPEAAHLRFDARFGGPTYLTQARATSVDYAPQKASTTPVQLALAIPAQTSKSVDNESNLLPASSHAMRDRQLKTLTIQAGAGNLIMGHQTVKGQTYTHPASVAPVFNDISKYVQQILQRKASNPPDWTPLSTEYMKEPLNCQVCKILITDVESLLVCDNCDKGTHLTCLNNYKGPPKGEWHCPKCLTLSHGKPLPPKYGRVTRSTSAPKAASNAVGHNHVSGERKTESSDPKSNQQKIIANGNSTMPNAACATNTRGDTVESSPNTWTVSAEAHANLSGVVMKREGNSSAEILSSNSNDWIVCTNISTRCESSHESIQNNPTESMSVVTTEITKSGQLNGSDNKKANESQAPSTSRITNNTEVESGIKASANENRQVSEPWINELKERVSGKEASEHSAGSHDGLDYGDNHQTTPNGVLESKDEVRDGCRSLLADLHTVDWVGDVLQVVGGNLYYRACQVNGSLYKLQDHVLIPADGNSSIPSKLLSMWEDKGSGSKWAVVNPYYLPHDLPDTVIQPSAAEDSEVYASNIQRKITADSIRGLCEVFSIDKFREEREKRSELSDLKSNLHSIFMCKWKYDESAGILQLISS; encoded by the exons ATGGGAGACGAGGGCgcggcctcctcctccgccgcgtcgAGGAAGAGGGGGAGGGACGGGGAGCTGAAGCGCGTGGCGGAGGTCGTGATGGTTCTGTCGGCGATGGCGGAGATGAGGGGCGGGCGGGATCCGACGGCGGCGGAGACGGCGATGATGGCGGAGGCGAGGGAGAGGCTGGCGCGGGTGTGCGAGGGCGTTAGGCCGAAGGATTTGTTCTCCAGGGAGGCGGTTAGGGTTTTGGCGGAGGATCTTGGGCTAAGCCGCTCGAAAGATCCAGTGATGGGGTTCCGGCCCCCCAAGATGACCATTGCTGAGAAGGTCTCGCTCACCAAGAGAAAG ATGGAGGAAGCAAAGGAAGTTGCCATGAATTCATCTGTTTATTCATCCCAAGGAACTATGTTGCATGGAGCATCTAGGTTTTCTTTAGACAAGACAAGTCCATTGGCACTCTCTGCAGGAGGCTTTCAGAGTCCTACTGTCGCATATTCACCTGCActagcttctgcttctgcctCTTTGAAGCAACCGCAAATAAATGAAATTCATCAAGCAGTAACTCCTGAAAAAgcagtattgggcccttcgttaGCATCACCTCATCCAGAAGCAGCACATCTCAGGTTTGATGCACGATTTGGCGGACCGACTTATTTAACCCAGGCTAGAG CTACTTCTGTTGACTATGCACCGCAAAAAGCCTCAACAACTCCTGTCCAATTAGCATTAGCTATCCCAGCACAGACAAGTAAATCGGTTGATAATGAATCAAATTTATTGCCAGCTTCAAGTCATGCAATGAGGGATCGTCAATTGAAGACATTGACAATTCAAGCTGGGGCAGGAAACCTTATTATGGGACATCAAACTGTAAAAGGCCAAACATATACTCATCCAGCATCTGTTGCCCCCGTTTTTAATGACATATCCAAATACGTGCAGCAAATATTGCAGCGGAAGGCTTCAAATCCACCTGACTGGACACCGCTGTCAACTGAATACATGAAAGAGCCTCTGAATTGCCAAGTATGCAAAATTCTTATTACTGATGTGGAAAGCTTGCTCGTTTGCGATAATTGTGACAAAGGGACCCACTTGACGTGTCTTAATAATTATAAAGGACCTCCTAAAGGTGAGTGGCACTGCCCAAAGTGTCTGACCTTGAGTCATGGCAAGCCTTTGCCACCTAAATATGGTAGAGTTACGAGAAGTACTAGTGCACCCAAGGCCGCATCCAATGCAGTGGGGCATAACCATGTTTCTGGAGAGAGAAAAACCGAATCTTCAGACCCGAAAAGTaatcaacaaaaaataatagcaaatgGAAATTCTACCATGCCAAATGCCGCATGTGCTACTAACACTAGAGGTGATACTGTTGAATCGAGTCCAAATACTTGGACAGTAAGTGCAGAAGCACATGCGAATTTGTCCGGTGTTGTAATGAAAAGGGAAGGCAATTCGTCTGCTGAAATCTTATCTAGTAACTCGAATGATTGGATTGTATGTACTAATATAAGCACAAGATGTGAAAGTTCTCATGAGAGCATTCAGAATAACCCTACTGAGTCAATGTCTGTAGTTACAACGGAAATCACGAAGTCTGGGCAACTCAATGGTTCTGATAATAAAAAGGCAAATGAGTCTCAAGCACCCTCTACGTCTCGTATTACCAATAACACAGAGGTGGAAAGCGGTATCAAAGCTTCTGCTAATGAAAATCGACAAGTCAGTGAGCCCTGGATCAATGAACTAAAGGAACGCGTGAGTGGAAAAGAAGCATCTGAACATAGTGCTGGTAGCCATGATGGGTTAGATTATGGAGACAATCATCAGACAACTCCAAATGGAGTTTTGGAATCTAAGGATGAAGTTAGAGATGGTTGTAGATCTTTGCTTGCCGATTTGCATACAGTGGATTGGGTAGGCGATGTCCTTCAAGTTGTGGGTGGAAATTTATATTACAGAGCCTGTCAGGTTAATGGTTCACTGTACAAGCTTCAGGACCATGTTTTAATTCCTGCTGATGGGAACAGTTCGATCCCTTCAAAGCTCCTG TCTATGTGGGAAGACAAGGGTTCTGGATCAAAGTGGGCTGTTGTGAATCCTTATTACTTACCCCATGACCTTCCAGACACTGTTATACAACCTTCTGCTGCTGAGGACAGTGAG